CGTCGTCACGGCGTTCACCGGGCTCTCCTACGCCGAGCTGGCGAGCGCGATCCCGAAGAGCGGCGGCGGGTACGCCTTCGTCAACGAGACCTTCGAGGCGCTGCCCTCCTTCCTGATGGGCTGGATGCTCTGGTTCGCGTACATGATCGCCGGCGCGCTCTACGCGCTGGGGTTCGCGCCGAACTTCATCGAGCTCCTGCACGTCTACGGCATCGTCCCGCCGCCGGACCAGGTCGGCGCCGTCGCCCTTCCGATCCTGGACGCCGCCGTCCCGCTCGGCTTCGGGCTCGCGCTCGTCGCGGTCGCGCTGTTCGTCGGCCTCAACGCCGTCTCGACCGCCGCCAGCGGGAGCGTCGAGACGATCTTCACCGCGACGAAGGTGACGATCCTCCTGATCTTCGTCGGCTTCGGCGTCGCCTCCCCGATGTTCTCGTCCGCGGAGTTCCAGCCGCTCTTTCCCGAGGCCTCGGGCGCGTTCGCGATCCTCCCGGCGATGGGCCTGACGTTCATCGCCTTCGAGGGGTACGACCTCATCACGACCGTGACCGAGGAGGTCAAGAACCCGAGGGAGAACATCCCGAAGGCGATCTTCGTCAGCCTCGCGGCGACCGTCGTGGTGTACATGGCCGTCGTCACGGTCGCCATCGGGACGCTCGGCGCCGACGGGCTCGCGGCGGCCGGTGAGGCCGGCATCGCGGCGGCCGCGACGGAGTTCATGCCGACCGGGATCCCCGTGATTATGAACGGCGGCGCGGTGATCGTCTTCGGCGCCGTCTTCTCGACGCTGACCGCGCTGAACGCAGTCGTGATCGCCTCCTCGCGCGTCGCGTTCTCGATGGGCCGCGAGGGGCAACTGCTCCCGTCGTTCGGGCAGATCCACCACCGCTTCGGGACGCCCTTCGTCGCCATCCTCGCGAGCGCGGTGGTGATGCTCGGCTCGGTCGCGCTGCCGACGAAGAGCGCCGGCAACATGTCCAGCCTGTTCTTCCTGCTCTCCTTCGTCGTGGTCAACGGCGCGGTGATCAAGCTCCGGCGGGAGCGGCCGAACCTGAACCGACCGTACGAGATGCCGTACTACCCCGTGCCGCCGATCCTGGGAATCGTGCTGAATCTGGTGCTGACCGGCGTGCTGGTGGAGTACCTGGTCCGGACCGACCCGACGGCGCTGGTCCTCAGCGTCGCGTGGATCCTGCTCGGCGCGGTCGTCTACGTCGCCCTGGACCGATACCGGACGCGGGGGACCGAGGCGGACGCGGAACCGACCGCCGACGGCGAACCGATCGCGGAGGACTGACGCGCGGATGCTGAAGATCGCAACCCCGAACCCAAACTCGAACTCGAATCCGAACCCGAATCCAAACCAATGACGAGCAAACAGGACATCATCGTCGCCGGCGGCGGGCGCGTCGGACTCCAGACCGCCCGACTGCTCGCCGACCGCGACAACGACGTATCGATCATCGAACCCGATCCGGACGTCGTCGACGAGATCGCCGACGAGTGGATCGCGACCGTGATCCGCGGGGACGCGTCGACGCCGGACATCCAGAAGCAGGCGGGCGTCGAGGGGGCCGACGCCATCGCCGCGCTGACGGGCCACGCGGGGCTGAACCTCGCGATCTGCCTGGTCGCGAAGGAGCTCAACCCCGAGATCAGGACGGTTACCCGGATCCAGGAGGCGACCGGCGAGGCCTACGCGGAGTTCGTCGACGGCGTGGTGTTTCCCGAGCACGCCGGCGCCCGCGTGGCCGCGAACGAGATCGTCGGCAGCGACGTGCAGACGCTCGCGGACGTGACCGGGCGGATCGACGTGATGCAGATCCGGGTCCAGGAGGGCGCGCCGGCTGCGGGCAAGACGCTCTCTGAGGTCCGCTTCCCCGCGGGCGCGCTCGTCGTCTCCGGCGAGGAGGGCGAGCAGATCGCCCAGCCGGAGACGGTCATAGAGCCCGGCAAACGCTACGTCGTCGCCGTCGATCCCGACGTCGCCGACGAGGTGATGAATCTGCTCCGCGGGTAGCCGCCGCGGGAACCGAACGAACGCCGCTCCGCCCGCGGCGGCGCTACTCGCCCTCCGGTCCGAGGTACCCCCACGCCAGGAGGCGGTCGCCGTCGCCGTCGATCCAGCGCTCGCCGATGTCGTCGCGGTAGTAGAGGTTCGGGATGACGACGTCGTCGACGCGCTCGTAGGCCCGTTCTCGCGCGCGCTGCATCGTGTCGCCTTTGCCGGTCACGACAATCGGCATCCCATTGTCGCCCGCGGACCGCCACTGCCCATCGACCTTCTTCGCGTCTTCGAGGTGGATCCCTTCGCGGCTCTCGGTTTGGAAGACGACAGCAGCGTTCCGGGAGTTCTCATCGTACGTCTTCTCGTCGTCGAACGGGAACGGTGGC
This is a stretch of genomic DNA from Halobellus sp. MBLA0158. It encodes these proteins:
- a CDS encoding APC family permease; this encodes MSSHDERAPEAELGLLDATMIGMGAMIGAGIFVLTGLAAEIAGPAAILVFVLNGVVTAFTGLSYAELASAIPKSGGGYAFVNETFEALPSFLMGWMLWFAYMIAGALYALGFAPNFIELLHVYGIVPPPDQVGAVALPILDAAVPLGFGLALVAVALFVGLNAVSTAASGSVETIFTATKVTILLIFVGFGVASPMFSSAEFQPLFPEASGAFAILPAMGLTFIAFEGYDLITTVTEEVKNPRENIPKAIFVSLAATVVVYMAVVTVAIGTLGADGLAAAGEAGIAAAATEFMPTGIPVIMNGGAVIVFGAVFSTLTALNAVVIASSRVAFSMGREGQLLPSFGQIHHRFGTPFVAILASAVVMLGSVALPTKSAGNMSSLFFLLSFVVVNGAVIKLRRERPNLNRPYEMPYYPVPPILGIVLNLVLTGVLVEYLVRTDPTALVLSVAWILLGAVVYVALDRYRTRGTEADAEPTADGEPIAED
- a CDS encoding potassium channel family protein translates to MTSKQDIIVAGGGRVGLQTARLLADRDNDVSIIEPDPDVVDEIADEWIATVIRGDASTPDIQKQAGVEGADAIAALTGHAGLNLAICLVAKELNPEIRTVTRIQEATGEAYAEFVDGVVFPEHAGARVAANEIVGSDVQTLADVTGRIDVMQIRVQEGAPAAGKTLSEVRFPAGALVVSGEEGEQIAQPETVIEPGKRYVVAVDPDVADEVMNLLRG